The Bacteroidales bacterium genome window below encodes:
- the tnpA gene encoding IS200/IS605 family transposase, with product MANTYTQLYVQLIFAVQGRLNLIHENIRDELEKYMCGIVKNNKSKALALFCNPDHVHFLIGLHPTMSVSDMVREIKSNSTSFINDKKWIMGKFCWQDGFSAFTYSKSQIDAVSKYILDQPQHHKKKTFREEYLDLLKKWEMQYDDRYVFDFYD from the coding sequence ATGGCAAATACTTACACCCAACTCTACGTGCAACTTATCTTCGCTGTACAAGGCAGATTAAATCTTATTCATGAAAATATCCGCGACGAATTGGAAAAATACATGTGTGGAATTGTAAAAAATAATAAATCCAAGGCTCTCGCTTTATTTTGTAACCCGGATCACGTTCATTTCCTTATCGGATTACATCCGACAATGTCTGTATCCGACATGGTAAGAGAAATCAAATCCAACTCTACATCTTTTATAAATGATAAAAAATGGATTATGGGAAAATTTTGCTGGCAGGATGGCTTCAGTGCCTTTACATATTCCAAATCGCAAATAGATGCAGTATCAAAATATATTCTCGATCAGCCTCAACATCATAAGAAAAAAACATTCAGAGAAGAATATCTTGATTTATTAAAAAAATGGGAAATGCAATACGATGATCGATATGTTTTTGATTTCTATGATTAA
- a CDS encoding NUDIX domain-containing protein has product MTPQPNHFVIRVYGLVLNKTAQILLSDEYLFNQRMTKFPGGGLEFGEGPEDCIRREAIEEFGQEIEIIQHFYTTGFYQPALFFENHQLLSIYYIIKFREKPLFRISEKHFDFNEINGSQSFRWASLDELTEEDLTFPVDRYVLNLLKENHRENISRWGHI; this is encoded by the coding sequence ATGACTCCTCAACCTAACCATTTTGTAATCCGCGTGTACGGGTTGGTGCTAAACAAAACGGCACAAATTTTGTTAAGTGATGAATATTTGTTTAACCAACGAATGACAAAATTTCCCGGGGGAGGGTTGGAATTCGGAGAAGGACCTGAAGATTGCATCCGTCGGGAAGCTATAGAAGAATTCGGACAGGAAATAGAAATCATTCAGCATTTTTATACAACAGGCTTTTATCAGCCTGCATTGTTCTTTGAAAATCACCAGTTGCTCAGCATCTATTATATCATTAAATTCAGGGAAAAACCTTTGTTCCGAATCTCTGAAAAACATTTCGATTTCAATGAAATAAACGGTAGTCAGTCTTTCCGCTGGGCATCACTGGACGAATTAACTGAAGAGGATCTTACATTCCCCGTCGATCGTTATGTGCTTAACTTACTGAAAGAAAATCATAGGGAAAACATAAGTCGTTGGGGTCATATTTAA
- a CDS encoding HAD-IIIA family hydrolase: MKAVILAGGKGTRLGEFTREIPKPMIPIGNKPLLHHQVDLLVQNGITDIIILVNYLKDPIMSYFSDGSSFGARITYYEEKEPLGTTGGIREIEHLLTEDYLVLYGDVMVNMDITRLINFHSQRKSECTLVLHPNDHPFDSDLVETDPTDRVIAFHPKPHNKGEWYHNLVNAGVYVFSPAIHSYIEKGKKADFGKDIFPSAFGNLAMFGYHTTEYLKDMGTPDRLQKVNKDLESGKIERSSYRHLQPAVFLDRDGVINTERSYISKPEELEIYDFTAPAIRKINQAGYVSVVVTNQSAIARNLCTEEDVHTIHKKLETVLGDQGAWLDAIYYCPHHPDKGFPEENPVYKIECDCRKPATGMFKKAIEKFSIDPTISYMIGDSERDIQAGFNAGCITIGVRTGYGIRKTKLIPDYMFNDLKEAADFITDDPLDQTAVEILQKLVPVKKQRKLILVGGNTRSGKSTLASYLRLLFKRKGYKSLQVSLDNWLLAEENRTPGMNVYDRFQLKKIESDIRNLLSGNSVLLSTYTNHVERKHLEVIYNASDSDFIIIEGVVALSSSVLRDAADLKIFINIPTDLFLKRMEHYYSWRGLSGQETTALIKKREVDEYQLIEKESKLADLIINSPGT; the protein is encoded by the coding sequence ATGAAAGCAGTGATTCTTGCGGGTGGTAAAGGAACCAGGTTGGGTGAGTTCACCCGTGAAATTCCAAAGCCTATGATACCCATAGGTAATAAACCGCTTCTTCATCACCAGGTTGATTTGCTTGTTCAGAATGGCATTACCGATATTATCATTCTTGTCAATTACCTTAAAGACCCCATCATGAGCTATTTCAGCGATGGTTCTTCTTTCGGCGCCCGGATTACTTATTACGAAGAAAAGGAACCTCTTGGAACTACAGGAGGCATCAGGGAAATAGAGCACTTATTGACAGAAGACTACCTTGTCCTCTACGGAGATGTGATGGTGAACATGGACATCACAAGGTTGATAAACTTTCATAGTCAGCGCAAAAGTGAATGCACGCTGGTTCTTCATCCAAATGATCACCCGTTCGACAGCGACCTTGTCGAGACGGATCCAACTGACCGGGTAATCGCCTTTCATCCTAAACCCCATAATAAGGGTGAATGGTATCATAATCTTGTAAATGCAGGTGTTTATGTATTTTCACCTGCTATCCATTCTTATATCGAAAAGGGAAAGAAAGCTGATTTCGGGAAAGATATTTTTCCTTCGGCCTTTGGCAATTTAGCCATGTTCGGTTACCACACAACCGAATACCTTAAGGATATGGGCACCCCGGACCGACTTCAGAAGGTAAACAAAGACCTTGAATCGGGGAAAATTGAGAGAAGCAGCTACAGGCATTTGCAGCCTGCTGTCTTTCTCGACAGGGACGGTGTTATCAATACCGAGCGAAGTTATATTAGCAAGCCTGAAGAGCTTGAAATATATGATTTCACTGCACCGGCGATCCGCAAGATAAACCAGGCAGGATATGTTTCTGTTGTGGTTACCAACCAAAGCGCTATCGCCCGTAACCTCTGCACCGAAGAGGATGTGCATACCATTCACAAAAAACTTGAGACCGTTCTTGGCGATCAGGGTGCCTGGCTTGATGCGATTTATTATTGCCCGCACCATCCCGATAAGGGATTCCCGGAGGAAAACCCGGTTTACAAAATCGAATGCGATTGCCGGAAACCTGCTACCGGCATGTTTAAGAAAGCCATTGAGAAATTTAGTATTGATCCCACGATTTCTTATATGATAGGTGATTCGGAACGGGATATCCAGGCCGGATTTAATGCAGGTTGTATTACAATTGGCGTCAGAACGGGGTATGGCATTCGCAAAACAAAGCTGATTCCCGATTACATGTTCAATGATCTTAAGGAAGCGGCTGATTTTATCACCGATGATCCTTTGGATCAGACCGCTGTAGAAATTCTTCAAAAGCTTGTACCCGTTAAAAAGCAGAGAAAATTAATTCTTGTGGGCGGAAACACTAGAAGTGGCAAAAGCACGCTGGCTTCCTATCTTCGGTTGCTTTTTAAAAGGAAAGGATATAAATCACTGCAGGTTTCACTCGATAACTGGTTGCTTGCCGAAGAGAACAGGACTCCCGGAATGAATGTGTATGACCGGTTTCAGCTTAAAAAGATTGAAAGTGACATCCGGAACCTTCTGTCAGGAAATTCAGTATTACTTTCAACATACACAAACCATGTGGAAAGGAAGCATCTTGAAGTTATATATAACGCTTCAGACAGCGATTTTATAATCATTGAAGGTGTTGTAGCGCTTAGTTCTTCAGTGCTACGTGATGCAGCCGACCTTAAAATATTCATCAATATCCCTACGGATTTGTTCCTTAAAAGAATGGAACACTATTATTCCTGGCGCGGATTATCCGGCCAGGAGACCACAGCGCTCATCAAAAAAAGAGAAGTGGATGAATATCAATTAATAGAAAAAGAAAGTAAATTAGCTGATCTGATCATTAATTCACCCGGTACATGA
- a CDS encoding SIS domain-containing protein, producing MKNSEFNTYFDKVSDTLARIDTDSLMKLVGLLLKSREEGSHVYIFGNGGSGATASHVTGDFLKGISYGLDKRFKVQCLNDNISGMMAISNDLSYEEIFIEQLRAFLKKDDVVIGISGSGNSANVVKAMEYARSQGAVTVAFCGYKGGKIKDIADIVIHAPVQDMEVTEDVHIIIFHAIKQVMMKELKGDNFSMGSTYDARVQ from the coding sequence ATGAAGAATTCTGAATTTAATACCTATTTCGATAAGGTTTCAGATACGCTGGCCCGGATTGACACGGATTCCTTAATGAAACTGGTCGGTCTGCTGCTGAAATCAAGAGAAGAAGGCAGCCATGTCTATATTTTCGGAAATGGTGGAAGCGGGGCTACGGCATCCCATGTGACCGGCGACTTTCTGAAAGGAATTTCATACGGCCTTGACAAGCGATTCAAAGTACAATGCCTTAACGACAATATTTCAGGAATGATGGCTATTTCAAATGACCTCAGTTATGAGGAAATTTTTATTGAACAGCTCAGGGCATTTCTGAAAAAGGATGATGTTGTCATCGGTATTTCAGGCAGCGGAAATTCAGCCAATGTGGTTAAGGCCATGGAGTATGCCCGTTCACAGGGAGCAGTTACAGTGGCATTCTGCGGATACAAAGGCGGAAAGATAAAAGACATTGCCGATATTGTAATTCATGCACCTGTACAAGACATGGAAGTCACCGAGGATGTTCATATCATTATCTTTCATGCCATCAAACAGGTAATGATGAAAGAACTGAAAGGCGACAATTTTTCGATGGGAAGCACCTATGACGCCAGAGTTCAGTAG
- a CDS encoding glycosyltransferase, whose translation MFFSVVVPTYCRPDEVTELLASLEKQELKDFEIILADGSPDNSVALVSEPFKNRVSLKHLHKPKLGISESRNWGVENASGEMIVFFDSDCVIPPQYFGTVKQYLSADPLDAYGGPDRADESFSSQQKAISYAMTSFFTTGGIRGRKRHAGHYQPRSFNMGIRRSVFNALGGFSGLKVSEDIDLSMRLKKGGYRSGLIEDAYVYHKRRSTFYKFFRQVMSFGSGRIDLQLRHGDALKPVHTLPALFVIYVVAGLLAGLIFKPLLVLWASSLLVYILAVFMDSTIQNRSIKIGFLSIYATFVMLFGYGFGMIRAAFARFILGSKIESEKPEITKEA comes from the coding sequence ATGTTCTTTTCAGTTGTTGTCCCTACGTATTGCAGGCCTGATGAAGTCACTGAACTTTTAGCAAGCCTTGAAAAGCAGGAACTGAAAGATTTTGAGATTATCCTTGCCGATGGCAGTCCCGACAATTCTGTCGCCCTTGTGTCAGAACCCTTTAAAAACAGGGTGTCATTAAAGCATCTTCATAAACCGAAGCTTGGCATCAGCGAATCACGGAACTGGGGTGTAGAAAACGCATCCGGTGAAATGATCGTATTTTTCGATTCGGATTGCGTAATTCCTCCGCAGTATTTCGGTACGGTAAAGCAATATCTTTCGGCCGATCCCCTTGATGCCTACGGTGGTCCCGACAGGGCCGACGAGTCATTCAGCAGTCAGCAAAAGGCGATTAGCTATGCCATGACTTCCTTTTTTACAACAGGTGGAATCAGGGGAAGAAAAAGGCATGCCGGCCATTATCAGCCCAGGAGCTTCAATATGGGCATCCGCAGGTCGGTTTTTAATGCACTTGGCGGTTTCAGCGGGTTAAAAGTTTCGGAAGATATTGACCTGAGTATGCGTCTGAAGAAAGGCGGTTACAGGTCGGGCCTGATAGAAGACGCCTATGTGTATCATAAAAGACGTTCCACTTTCTACAAATTCTTCAGGCAGGTCATGTCATTCGGAAGTGGCCGCATTGACCTTCAGCTCAGGCATGGTGATGCACTGAAACCTGTTCATACCCTTCCTGCTTTGTTTGTTATTTATGTTGTGGCAGGATTGCTTGCCGGGCTTATATTTAAGCCGCTTCTTGTTCTTTGGGCTTCATCACTGCTGGTTTATATACTGGCTGTGTTTATGGATTCAACCATTCAGAACAGGAGTATTAAAATCGGGTTCCTCAGTATATATGCCACCTTTGTGATGCTTTTCGGATATGGTTTTGGAATGATCAGGGCTGCATTTGCCCGTTTTATCCTGGGGAGTAAAATAGAAAGCGAAAAGCCGGAGATTACGAAGGAAGCGTAG
- a CDS encoding glycosyltransferase family 2 protein, translating to MNPDISVVVPLYNEAESLPILVEWINRVMVDNNYSYEVIMVDDGSDDGSWNIIEKLASEYKTIRGIKFRRNYGKSAALHCAFRVAAGHVVITMDADLQDSPDEIPGLYSMIMNDRFDLVSGWKKKRYDNTFTKNIPSKLYNWSARVFSGIKLHDFNCGLKAYRNEVVKAIEVYGEMHRYIPIIAKKAGFKKIGEKVVQHRKRQFGKTKFGLERFINGYLDLLSISFISRFGRRPMHFFGLLGSLMFFIGLVMASYLGIEKLLSVAHHIRAKLVTQSPYFYIALTSMIIGMQLFTAGFLGELVSRSSSSRNEYYIEKEI from the coding sequence ATGAATCCTGACATTTCAGTAGTTGTTCCATTGTATAATGAAGCCGAATCGCTGCCTATACTTGTGGAATGGATTAACCGCGTAATGGTTGACAACAACTATTCATACGAGGTAATTATGGTGGATGACGGCAGCGACGATGGTTCATGGAATATCATTGAAAAACTGGCAAGCGAATATAAAACCATAAGGGGCATTAAATTTCGCAGAAATTACGGGAAATCGGCTGCGCTGCATTGTGCTTTCCGCGTTGCGGCAGGACATGTGGTTATTACAATGGATGCTGACCTCCAGGATAGTCCGGATGAAATTCCCGGCCTCTATTCCATGATTATGAACGACCGGTTTGACCTGGTGTCTGGCTGGAAGAAAAAAAGATACGACAATACATTCACGAAAAATATTCCGAGTAAACTCTATAACTGGTCAGCACGGGTTTTCAGCGGCATTAAGCTGCATGATTTCAACTGCGGGTTAAAGGCATACCGGAATGAAGTGGTGAAAGCTATTGAGGTTTACGGCGAGATGCACCGGTATATTCCCATCATCGCCAAAAAGGCCGGATTTAAGAAGATCGGTGAAAAAGTCGTGCAACACCGGAAAAGGCAGTTTGGTAAGACCAAGTTCGGACTGGAGCGGTTCATCAACGGCTACCTCGATCTACTTTCAATAAGCTTTATATCAAGGTTTGGCCGCAGGCCCATGCATTTTTTCGGTCTCCTGGGCTCTCTCATGTTTTTTATCGGTCTCGTGATGGCCAGCTACCTGGGTATTGAAAAGCTCCTATCCGTTGCCCATCACATCAGGGCAAAACTGGTTACCCAAAGTCCCTATTTTTATATAGCCCTCACTTCAATGATCATCGGAATGCAGCTGTTCACGGCAGGATTCCTTGGCGAACTTGTTTCCCGCTCCTCTTCAAGCAGGAATGAGTATTATATTGAGAAGGAGATCTGA
- a CDS encoding DUF4199 domain-containing protein — protein sequence MDKKPSMLQFTMTYGAILGGLSIVSSLLMYLFGYMPTASVSRMVLLALLKFAVVIVFVSTGMKNYRDKILGGSITFFQALYVGLLILIFETVLSGFYDLVFNLYIDPGYANKMVEAFKSSFFTWMNLAGTPQKNIDELMDMIEKSQSNSSPLPNFFSNIYSTFIFGTILSLIVASFTKKNQNPVSR from the coding sequence ATGGATAAAAAACCTTCGATGCTGCAGTTTACAATGACCTATGGTGCGATCCTCGGAGGTCTTTCCATTGTTTCATCCCTGCTCATGTATCTGTTTGGCTATATGCCTACGGCCTCAGTTTCAAGGATGGTATTGCTGGCGCTTCTTAAATTTGCAGTTGTTATTGTTTTTGTTTCAACCGGAATGAAAAATTACCGGGATAAAATCCTTGGCGGTTCCATCACTTTCTTCCAGGCTTTATATGTCGGACTTCTTATACTTATTTTTGAAACCGTTTTATCCGGTTTTTATGATCTGGTTTTTAATTTATATATTGATCCGGGTTATGCAAATAAAATGGTTGAGGCGTTCAAAAGCTCGTTTTTTACCTGGATGAACCTGGCTGGTACTCCCCAGAAAAATATTGATGAATTGATGGATATGATTGAAAAATCCCAGTCAAATTCTAGTCCGTTACCTAATTTTTTCAGCAACATTTATTCAACATTCATCTTCGGAACCATACTTTCGCTTATTGTTGCCTCATTCACAAAGAAAAATCAGAATCCCGTCTCCAGATAA
- a CDS encoding VOC family protein codes for MRPFKVLGIQQIAIGNESKTRLENFWVNIMGLEKVNTFKSERENVDEDILRIGKGPFAVEVDIMQPIDPEKSPKVHEPKLNHIGLWIDDLAKAVEWLTAQGVRFTPGGIRKGAAGYDVCFIHPKGNEQFPLCSEGVLVELVQAPDEVIKALK; via the coding sequence ATGAGACCTTTTAAAGTATTAGGAATTCAACAGATTGCCATTGGAAATGAGTCGAAAACAAGACTCGAAAATTTTTGGGTGAATATTATGGGACTTGAAAAAGTCAACACCTTTAAAAGTGAGCGCGAAAACGTTGACGAGGATATACTCAGAATAGGAAAAGGACCATTTGCAGTGGAGGTTGATATAATGCAACCTATTGATCCTGAAAAATCACCTAAGGTTCATGAACCCAAATTAAATCATATAGGATTGTGGATTGATGACCTGGCAAAAGCTGTGGAATGGCTTACGGCTCAGGGTGTACGTTTCACTCCAGGTGGAATTCGCAAAGGCGCGGCCGGATATGATGTTTGCTTTATCCATCCCAAGGGCAACGAGCAATTCCCGTTATGCAGCGAAGGTGTTTTGGTTGAGCTGGTGCAGGCTCCGGATGAGGTGATTAAGGCTTTGAAGTAG
- a CDS encoding methyltransferase domain-containing protein: MKKLITFLLRRIPRPWLIRFSLVFMRFAAVFYRGNKVECPVCEGRFSKFLPYGYVKARENVLCPQCLSLERHRLLWLYLKNRTRFFSDPLSVLHVAPEQCFYKRFRKLKNLNYITADLESPIANVKMDIQQIPFPDDQFDVVICNHVLEHVPDDTKAIGEIFRVLKRGGFAIMQVPTAYDMEKTIEDPSITDPAERQRLFHQHDHFRLYGKDYLQRVMAAGFVTGEQNYLLTIPEEQRQKFRLPEMEYMYGYYKP, encoded by the coding sequence ATGAAGAAACTTATTACCTTCCTTTTAAGACGTATTCCGCGTCCGTGGCTCATCCGGTTCAGTCTTGTATTTATGCGGTTTGCCGCAGTTTTCTACCGTGGGAACAAAGTGGAATGCCCCGTTTGCGAAGGTCGTTTCAGTAAGTTCCTGCCTTATGGCTATGTTAAAGCCAGGGAAAATGTATTGTGCCCGCAGTGCCTGTCGCTCGAAAGGCACCGGTTATTGTGGCTATACCTTAAAAACAGGACCCGTTTTTTTTCAGATCCGCTGAGTGTACTGCATGTAGCGCCGGAGCAATGCTTTTACAAGCGTTTCAGGAAACTAAAAAATCTCAACTATATTACAGCTGACCTGGAATCACCCATTGCCAATGTGAAAATGGATATCCAACAGATCCCTTTTCCTGATGATCAATTTGATGTGGTCATCTGTAATCATGTGCTGGAGCATGTTCCTGACGACACCAAAGCGATTGGTGAAATATTCAGGGTTCTGAAACGGGGAGGATTCGCCATTATGCAGGTTCCCACTGCCTATGATATGGAGAAGACGATTGAAGATCCGTCAATCACCGATCCGGCTGAACGCCAGCGTTTGTTTCATCAGCATGATCATTTCAGGCTGTATGGAAAAGATTACCTGCAACGTGTGATGGCAGCGGGTTTTGTTACCGGTGAACAAAACTACCTGCTTACCATTCCTGAGGAACAACGGCAGAAATTCAGGTTGCCTGAAATGGAATATATGTATGGATATTATAAACCATAA
- the ilvD gene encoding dihydroxy-acid dehydratase, producing the protein MKIPLRSSATTEGRRMAGARSLWRATGMREDQMGKPIIAVVNSFTQFVPGHTHLHQIGQEVKAWIEKEGCYAAEFNTIAIDDGIAMGHDGMLYSLPSRDLIADSVEYMCNAHKVDGMICISNCDKITPGMLMAAMRLNIPAVFVSGGPMEAGVVGKKKMDLIDAMVMAADDNVSEEELSVVEREACPTCGSCSGMFTANSMNCLNEAIGLALAGNGTIVATHKNRLALFERAAKQIALITKKYYGEGDASVLPRSVGTRAAFMNAMALDIAMGGSTNTVLHLLAIAREAEVDFTMKDIDELSRKIPVLCKVAPSSHYHVEDVNRAGGILGIMGELDRAGLVDTSVKRVDLLTLKEAITTFDITLPTATAEAKEIYASAPAGIKNLKMGSQGVMYKQPDLDRQNGCIRDLEHCYFRDGGLAVLYGNIARDGCVVKTAGVDESIFNFRGTAKVFESQDEACDGILDGRVNAGDVVVIRYEGPKGGPGMQEMLYPTSYIKSKGLGKSCALLTDGRFSGGTSGLSIGHVSPEAASGGEIGLLQDNDIIEINIPGRAVNVVLPQGELERRKQKEESRGNKAFTPADRNRTISKALQAYASMVMSADKGAVREIKGC; encoded by the coding sequence ATGAAGATCCCACTGAGAAGTTCAGCCACAACTGAAGGCCGCAGAATGGCCGGTGCCAGAAGCTTATGGCGCGCTACCGGAATGAGAGAAGACCAAATGGGAAAGCCCATTATTGCTGTGGTAAATTCGTTTACTCAATTTGTGCCGGGACATACCCATCTTCACCAGATAGGCCAGGAAGTAAAAGCCTGGATCGAAAAGGAAGGATGTTATGCTGCTGAATTCAATACAATTGCCATTGACGACGGGATTGCCATGGGCCACGACGGTATGCTGTATTCACTGCCTTCGCGCGACCTGATTGCCGACAGCGTTGAATACATGTGCAATGCCCATAAGGTTGACGGTATGATTTGTATCAGCAACTGTGACAAGATCACCCCGGGTATGCTTATGGCGGCCATGCGACTGAATATCCCCGCTGTTTTTGTTTCGGGTGGACCCATGGAAGCCGGAGTCGTCGGGAAAAAGAAGATGGACCTCATTGATGCCATGGTTATGGCAGCCGATGATAATGTATCGGAGGAAGAACTTTCCGTTGTTGAGCGTGAGGCCTGTCCCACCTGCGGTTCCTGTTCAGGAATGTTTACCGCCAATTCAATGAACTGCCTTAATGAGGCCATTGGCCTGGCCCTGGCTGGTAACGGCACTATAGTGGCGACCCATAAAAACAGGCTGGCCCTGTTTGAAAGAGCGGCCAAACAAATTGCCCTTATCACCAAAAAATATTACGGTGAAGGTGATGCCTCGGTATTGCCGAGGTCCGTTGGCACCCGTGCCGCTTTCATGAATGCCATGGCACTTGACATTGCCATGGGCGGATCGACAAACACCGTTCTTCACCTGCTGGCCATCGCCCGCGAAGCTGAGGTCGATTTCACCATGAAAGATATTGATGAACTCTCCCGCAAAATACCCGTTCTCTGCAAAGTTGCACCCAGTTCGCATTATCATGTTGAAGATGTAAACCGGGCAGGTGGTATTCTCGGTATTATGGGTGAACTTGACAGGGCCGGTCTTGTAGACACTTCAGTTAAAAGAGTGGATCTCCTTACTCTTAAGGAAGCCATAACGACCTTTGATATAACATTACCCACTGCAACAGCCGAGGCAAAAGAAATTTATGCCAGCGCACCTGCAGGCATCAAAAACCTTAAAATGGGCAGCCAGGGCGTTATGTACAAGCAACCTGACCTTGACAGGCAGAACGGATGTATACGTGATCTTGAACACTGTTATTTCAGAGATGGAGGACTTGCTGTACTTTATGGAAATATTGCGCGCGATGGCTGTGTGGTTAAAACCGCCGGGGTGGATGAATCCATCTTTAACTTCAGAGGTACCGCGAAAGTTTTTGAATCACAGGATGAAGCCTGTGACGGAATCCTCGATGGAAGGGTTAATGCCGGTGATGTGGTTGTTATCCGGTATGAAGGACCCAAAGGCGGACCCGGCATGCAGGAAATGCTCTATCCTACATCATACATCAAATCAAAAGGCCTTGGTAAAAGCTGTGCATTGCTTACCGACGGTAGGTTTTCCGGCGGTACATCAGGACTTTCAATAGGCCATGTTTCTCCTGAAGCTGCCTCAGGCGGTGAGATCGGGCTGTTACAGGACAATGATATAATTGAAATCAATATTCCGGGTAGGGCCGTTAATGTGGTGCTCCCGCAGGGGGAGCTTGAACGTCGCAAACAAAAAGAGGAAAGCAGGGGTAATAAGGCTTTTACTCCCGCTGACCGCAACAGAACCATTTCCAAAGCTCTACAGGCATATGCCAGTATGGTTATGTCGGCTGATAAAGGAGCAGTGAGGGAAATTAAAGGCTGTTGA